One stretch of Ptiloglossa arizonensis isolate GNS036 chromosome 7, iyPtiAriz1_principal, whole genome shotgun sequence DNA includes these proteins:
- the LOC143149259 gene encoding uncharacterized protein LOC143149259, with translation MLVTGNYYTTAVLFVLIRPLFSAMVLPRPPSSPNHIRQDQGLNSQKVYEGKTIQSFLQSSNVERPNTNDYSVLEIELQSRDDIDTTNLQNIVHAMLKQPARIHNDSYLNPEVMPHSIFGVRDFGLPSNFKLKMFDEEKHIVIDPQKFPNIDEKLYYLKTNRPKIYVNVRGHSGSFRKDLTSTTTSSNDPVEFFRVRPHLQNQPDWKAEHAKKNRLPKKFDRRVDTNRNSRKSLSRVEIKKLSRLASVYGLDDLSTTENSMVTSSELPKQIPAPPAKIPNRSLVVQTTPVQRYALRRTDILPGYSFSDS, from the exons aTGTTAGTGACAGGCAACTATTATACAACAGCAGTACTTTTCGTACTTATACGTCCATTATTCTCTGCGATGGTTCTGCCAAGACCGCCATCTTCACCAAATCACATACGACAGGATCAAGGATTAAATAGTCAAAAAGTTTACGAAGGGAAAACCATTCAAAGTTTTCTACAAAGTTCTAACGTCGAAAGACCTAACACCAACGATTACAG tgTTTTAGAAATTGAATTACAGAGTCGAGATGATATAGATACTACGAATCTTCAAAATATAGTACATGCAATGTTGAAACAACCTGCTCGAATCCACAACGACAGTTACCTAAATCCAGAAGTGATGCCACATTCAATTTTTGGCGTAAGAGATTTTGGTTTACCCTCAAACTTTAAATTAAAGATGTTTGATGAGGAGAAACATATTGTAATAGACCcacaaaaatttccaaacatTGATGAGAAGCTCTATTATTTAAAGACTAACAGACCGAAAATTTATGTAAACGTAAGGGGCCACAGCGGCTCTTTTCGAAAGGATTTAACATCAACAACAACTTCAAGCAATGATCCTGTAGAATTTTTTAGAGTAAGACCACATCTACAAAACCAACCTGATTGGAAAGCTGAACATGCTAAAAAAAATCGACTACCAAAGAAATTCGATCGTCGAGTAGATACAAATCGCAACAGCCGCAAAAGTCTTTCACGAGTTGAAATTAAGAAGCTGAGTAGATTAGCTTCGGTTTACGGTTTAGATGATCTTTCCACCACCGAAAACTCCATGGTAACTTCTAGTGAATTACCGAAACAAATACCTGcaccaccagcgaaaattccaaACAGAAGTTTAGTGGTACAGACTACACCTGTTCAGAGATATGCATTGAGAAGAACAGATATATTACCAGGATATAGCTTTTCCGATTCCTAA